Genomic segment of Benincasa hispida cultivar B227 chromosome 1, ASM972705v1, whole genome shotgun sequence:
TCTTCCACCAAGGAAAATCAGCTGAGAATGAGGAGACTGTCAATGAGAAAACAGGATCACCAAAAGTTACCACAAGAACAAGTCCCGTTGTGGAAGTGATGAAATCTCATATTATCCCTTATAATGATCTCCCTTCCAGTGACCTCAGATGCAGCACACATCACATAGTGGCAATCCTCGCATATCCTAAGGTTTTTCATGATCTTAATGGTATCACCAGCATCAGTACATAGCAATGCATATGCCAATGCAAGCTTTTCACTATGACCCATCAGTATTCGTTCCTTTTCATCATCACTCAAATCATAAGGCACAGAGCTCAAGTTTGGTTTGTATCCATGGGCTCTTAATCTTTTAAGAAGTTGCTTCAAGGCTTGTGTAATCTCACTTGATCGTGGATGGGTTGTATCACCAGCAAAGAACTCGTCAATTTCCCCCTTCTTTCCTTCAAACCAGCTGCAGCCAGGAGTCTTCTTTGAGCCTTTTTCTCTAATCACTTTCCTCAATTTCGACACTTCTTCCCACCTTCCAGCTGATGCACATATGTTTGATAGCAGAATGTAGTTCCCTATACCATCTGGTTCGAGCTCGAATAGTTGGTTTGCAGCTATCTGAGCAATGCCAGGATTCCCATGGATGCGGCAAGCTCCAAGCAGTGCCCCCCATACACCTGCATGGGGTTCCATTGGCATGGTTTCAATGAGCTCAAGCGCTTCGTCCAAACATCCAGCTCGGCCAAGGAGATCTACCATACATGCATAATGATCAGGTGATGGAGCAACACAAAAAAACTTCTCCATCCTAGCGAATAACTGCCGACCTTGTTCAACCAAACCAGCATGGCTGCAGGCTGAAAGCACCCCAATAAAAGTAACCTCATTCGGCCTGATTTCTGTCTTTAACATCTCATGGAACAACTGCAATGCTGAAGGACCACGACCGTGCATTGCATATCCCACAATCATTGAAGTATAAGAGAACACATTTCTTTCCTTCATTCCTTCAAAAACCTTATACGCCTCATCAGGACTGCCACATTTCGAGTACATATCAATAAGAGCAGATCCAACAACTACACTTTCAGAAGGTCCAAAACCTGATCTTTCAGCAATGTCTCTAATCCAGTTAGCATATTTAACTGCACCCAACTGTGCACAGGCCGA
This window contains:
- the LOC120067181 gene encoding pentatricopeptide repeat-containing protein At5g44230 encodes the protein MIGLSRNLSTVAKHSYIRSLQTPATPNFIPFSQLQQQRKLLEWRLISILHDCTVFSQIKQVHGHIVSNGLSQCSYVLAKLIRMLTRIDVPMDSYPCLVFGQVNYPNPFLWTAMIRGYALQGPLSESINMYTRMRRDGVSPVSFTFSALFKACGAALNLDLGKQVHAQTILIGGFASDLYVGNTMLDMYVKCGLLGCGRKVFDEMSERDVISWTQLIVAYAKFGDMESASDLFDGFPLKDMVAWTAMVTGYAQNAKPKEALEYFQKMQDVGMETDEVTLVGVISACAQLGAVKYANWIRDIAERSGFGPSESVVVGSALIDMYSKCGSPDEAYKVFEGMKERNVFSYTSMIVGYAMHGRGPSALQLFHEMLKTEIRPNEVTFIGVLSACSHAGLVEQGRQLFARMEKFFCVAPSPDHYACMVDLLGRAGCLDEALELIETMPMEPHAGVWGALLGACRIHGNPGIAQIAANQLFELEPDGIGNYILLSNICASAGRWEEVSKLRKVIREKGSKKTPGCSWFEGKKGEIDEFFAGDTTHPRSSEITQALKQLLKRLRAHGYKPNLSSVPYDLSDDEKERILMGHSEKLALAYALLCTDAGDTIKIMKNLRICEDCHYVMCAASEVTGREIIIRDNMRFHHFHNGTCSCGNFW